One genomic window of Choristoneura fumiferana chromosome 14, NRCan_CFum_1, whole genome shotgun sequence includes the following:
- the LOC141434797 gene encoding uncharacterized protein isoform X1 — translation MIQKWKTILTNWVNCYSCDNEKRQQNITLDNLLHLFTHIQENLKLDNSKSSNFEAGTLQVFIKEKYPEFKFENGNLEATNEDEVYTLASLLLFFVCVNSKNDDIKRVMCNKLSVEDQETILKFSKCLMDCSTILYTDVEAAIAEACGPQTGSQVAETPPALRSLHGEVRRLQAALDAERFDRNYLQDELARTQLKLDRLSKEKEQYKLEILNLKAKISLCCGEDREASSQARADDTRLQKQLQELEARLDSVQGRLDDVEDERDAYKKKLEDLKHERDKWLSLSQQESFRAGQLTDQLETERRTVQSLKDLVSELRQHNRNNGLDASMLECDDPDTSIQSLHNISVCSEACANVVEVQLGEERAKIEVLKQQMQGLQDQLAEVNQKLESEKLTFEKILSEKEQDVFSLKHRINEEIEDKNNLKTHYDQEIEKLNDKISKLTQTITDNKESTKLALEEKLHEMQSLQQHLAEETKKSGNIIKNLKIELEAEKFAQLKLKDDCDNRIMKLNEKILNRNNELVELQNNIIKKSEMIEVIQADLRKEKELRDELSNSCNNQLFKLNEQRIAIENSIREKCHEISEYQKHLQKNEQCVEELNKTVAHLQSTVLSLEEKCQHKDGKIVAKQKEIEFLNDVYQKEQEKLTHKIDERNATIKSLQMQLQNEIEYKVQLKNELAQLQTSKMSLVEEVNDVKTKSKADLLEKENTLDAIYGHLKEETKLKEDLIVLCEKREHELRQLEEEVSNKEHRIQLLKKQMDSETKLLKDEIMTKEEMIESINQIILIEQKEKSDLQETLNNSNDEKARLEAAVIEKDNDLSKLKNAYEKLCRDHHDNKQNLKTLEAKLKDEAKKNEQLQDSNEKNTSKLLLKLEKTEKSIKKIQLQSKSILDSKELQVQSLTLELSDLKAAIECEREMVTVAKKEKEALEETLNNEVYFKNRLEAEYQKKCKILEDTITNFKEEIASKNKEIEKITVTITKLKNTCAELKNSVESEKAATVEMKEEYEKHVLELSEKELNSKKELSDKSAKIDHMLSDLKQEKELKDELSILYHKNLTKLEEEKSKIDSEFQQQVYENKILQKEIEENVALVEELQSEVASMKTLAASVEQECSNLKETNDNLLKEVETRSIEMEQNHKMLQDSNKELSENNEKLNLALDERNIIVDSIQTQLQHEIELRVQYETKIIELQSTNNEFEGKNTALSSKIVQLTNEISQKNEELLVIKKYLEEKVNTIELLTTEVERITKDYAVSTNTLSVVQNDNIKLLSDNDAHNRVIEELRNNILNLERKISAEKETLCNQITETNNISTNLNIEIENKIRLENEIAEFKAKNMEFLDTNNKLTREILEMNHIVNEKDNKIKELENEIEEEKTRTEKIIYDCDIKDAELNKISEQVVLKNNELKNLNVHIQHAIGIQEEQVLEKDDIIKAVQNKLKSELSEKENLQSALESLNKINANLMADIKEKCEELCEVQVKYDDLCEKSRKNECSYQSEKQSYDCILAAKENELLYLKNSLATEIDQKTYYDEQTVTLNKTIKELQEMQSKEQQIIDDKIKLENTIKNLEIEVDAEKISKMKLKEDNENIVSKLNKKITNISNELLQLQNNVIENNKKTELLLCDYNKEKESKDALLKKCDEEIIKLNETKVILEKESQQKMQEFRKLQESVEEKNISIEQLHKEIDDLRNYCTELQKDKRILEEAKMALITVVDERDKKILEFENAETVLATIVNNLESQLKGVTNKLQNRKDTSETTENKLQSEISTNTNLKNNLDSLQEDLSGKLKEIIQLQEENEQLHKITSETKTTVEGLQAELKEKSMKINQLIESSEAETSKLNSLVQSLRQEIKKKDLEIQQLETIREKLHEDLTKQKDSLITAQKEIEILENKYNEEYKLKEKFRKECENQRVMLNGITEKLNQNVIVQNNEAMEMTKEIQSLRKAVEQKCEELRIAEENICIQTKAIADLTTTKETEIENLNKKVGSLQSLNTDLDQELKNEADRKMQIIEALQKDNEQLQYIIEEENSTHEIMLKEKDKFIEELDEKLKYVNIQLEDIRRDYEDKTLMWEKLKIDAEEKIQVYEAKIEKLEEEKTRLMKEIEALKETLAESKQEKCVESKHTTWEKDTHGLQNQVDTTTSDLTHSSMESLKTISDLEKIIQDKNRKITAMQTEITYIKSAIAESGLKLIDTTKELEVSRDTCEELSIQLKKIVQQKNEEIADLKRQVTKMSVTENRASQIIKVSAKYQAMILKRIAEIKSTAVLKELTNFGNTNTNGESDLRRSLTAGSITMEDLESFLETTDRHLKRCSEKQIALQKDRDRLSEVNRINESEIINMKKFLTEMSLSFRTFTTVKDVYSQKLSKIVSIQRMVRRDVLSLDGHITEATMCKLERGYAAVMQDLSECAMNIERWVDRSVSRMLSQEKIKQAFTSDIEQTSLSTANYQNASIEVQLSELENSFQKLLGEIGRAQKGEGARSSQEVTIMEVRAEYEDKLNRMKAKMKELFHEEMGRLKLKQSEEIAALERELVKSREKLAESSRAYEEHIRALTTELWSVGEKFLVKKEEADWLRKKQSGSLMSLQHVHSSGLHAPRDSEVIGRPSDTISLRSLPMHNKQKTESRGLHMSDEEGEVFDNRFLKELSATPRASLAPGQRISELKRRNSLVPPHLKSSYPAEMQFAPIVDEEEIKCASNSTFSMGRQQRKEVGITAYKKPGPPTPSKQAGRLSATDGELRESLRVEADPHAGRKTSTPSRIRSLFRSHKNDVDEGTPRSRRFSSIFRKK, via the exons AGACTGT CAAAAGAAAAAGAACAATACAAACTGGAAATCCTTAACCTGAAGGCCAAGATATCTCTGTGCTGTGGCGAGGACCGAGAAGCCAGCAGCCAGGCGCGCGCCGACGACACGCGGCTGCAGAAACAGCTGCAAGAGTTGGAGGCGAGGCTGGACAGTGTACAGGGACGGCTGGATGATGTCGAAGACGAACGGGACGCTTACAAGAAGAAG CTGGAAGATTTAAAGCACGAGCGCGACAAGTGGCTCTCGCTTAGCCAGCAGGAATCCTTCAGGGCTGGTCAGCTCACTGATCAGTTGGAGACCGAGCGTCGTACGGTGCAGTCGCTTAAAGACCTCGTCTCGGAACTGAGGCAACACAACCGCAACAACGGACTGGATGCTAGTATGCTAGAGTGTGACGATCCTGATACTAGTATTCAGTCGCTGCATAATATAT CTGTGTGCAGTGAAGCATGCGCAAATGTTGTTGAAGTGCAGCTTGGTGAAGAGAGAGCTAAAATTGAAGTACTCAAGCAACAAATGCAGGGTTTACAG gatCAGCTAGCAGAAGTAAACCAAAAGCTTGAATCAGAGAAACtcacatttgaaaaaattcttTCTGAAAAAGAGCAAGACGTATTTAGTCTGAAACATCGTATTAATGAAGAGATAGAGgacaaaaataacttaaaaactcaTTATGATCAAGAAATTGAgaaattaaatgataaaatatCCAAACTAACACAGACTATTACTGACAATAAGGAAAGCACAAAGCTTGCACTTGAAGAGAAGTTGCATGAAATGCAGTCGTTACAACAACACCTAGCTGAGGAGACAAAAAAATCCGGAAACATTATTAAAAACCTCAAAATAGAATTAGAAGCAGAAAAATTTGCtcaattaaaacttaaagatGATTGCGACAATCGCATAatgaaattgaatgaaaaaatacTCAATAGAAATAATGAATTAGTTGAGTTACAGAATAATATTATCAAGAAAAGTGAAATGATTGAAGTTATTCAAGCAGATTTAAGAAAAGAAAAGGAATTAAGAGATGAATTATCCAACTCGTGCAATAATCAACTATTTAAGTTAAATGAACAGAGAATTGCTATTGAAAATAGTATACGAGAAAAGTGCCACGAAATTTCAGAATATCAAAAGCATCTGCAGAAAAATGAACAGTGTGTTGAggaattaaataaaacagtGGCACATTTACAAAGTACTGTCTTAAGCCTTGAGGAGAAATGCCAACACAAAGACGGCAAAATTGTTGCGAAGCAGAAAGAAATCGAGTTCCTCAATGATGTTTATCAAAAAGAGCAAGAAAAGCTTACACATAAAATTGATGAGCGTAATGCAACTATCAAATCGCTTCAAATGCAATTACAGAATGAAATAGAGTATAAAGTACAATTAAAGAACGAACTAGCGCAGTTGCAAACCTCAAAAATGTCGTTAGTAGAAGAAGTCAATGACGTCAAGACCAAATCTAAAGCAGATTTAttagaaaaagaaaacacaCTTGACGCGATATACGGCCACTTAAAAgaagaaactaaattaaaagaaGATTTAATAGTACTTTGTGAAAAAAGGGAGCATGAGTTACGACAACTTGAGGAAGAGGTTTCGAATAAAGAACATAGAATACAATTATTGAAAAAACAAATGGATTCTGAAACTAAGCTATTAAAAGATGAAATCATGACAAAAGAAGAAATGATCGAGTCTATTAATCAAATAATCTTAATTgaacaaaaagaaaaatcagATTTACAGGAAACATTAAATAATTCAAATGATGAAAAAGCTAGACTGGAAGCTGCTGTTATTGAGAAGGATAATGATTTATCAAAACTTAAGAATGCATATGAGAAATTATGTCGCGATCACCATGATAACAAACAAA ATCTAAAGACGCTGGAAGCCAAATTAAAAGACGAAGCAAAAAAGAATGAACAGCTTCAAGACAGTAACGAAAAAAACACATCTAAATTGCTGCTAAAATtggaaaaaactgaaaaatctatcaaaaaaatacaattacaatCTAAAAGTATATTGGACAGCAAGGAATTACAAGTCCAGTCGCTGACTTTGGAGTTATCTGATCTTAAAGCAGCAATCGAGTGTGAGAGAGAAATGGTCACAGTAGCCAAGAAAGAGAAAGAAGCTCTAGAAGAGACCTTAAATAATGaagtgtattttaaaaatagactTGAAGCTGAATATCAAAAGAAATGTAAGATACTTGAAGATACTATTACTAACTTCAAAGAAGAAATAGCGTCCAAAAACAAGGAAATTGAGAAGATTACTGTTACTATTACTAAGTTAAAAAACACTTGCGCAGAGTTGAAGAATAGTGTTGAATCTGAAAAAGCTGCGACGGTCGAAATGAAAGAGGAATATGAAAAACATGTGCTGGAGTTGAGTGAAAAAgaattaaatagtaaaaaagaACTCTCCGATAAATCTGCTAAGATCGATCACATGCTATCAgatttaaaacaagaaaaagagtTAAAAGATGAACTTTCAATTTTGTATCATAAGAATTTGACGAAGTTGGAAGAAGAAAAAAGCAAAATTGACAGTGAATTTCAACAGCaagtttatgaaaataaaatattacagaaGGAAATTGAGGAAAATGTCGCTCTTGTAGAAGAATTACAATCAGAAGTGGCTAGCATGAAGACTCTGGCTGCTAGCGTAGAACAAGAATGTTCAAATTTAAAGGAAacaaatgataatttattaaaagagGTGGAAACTCGTAGCATCGAAATGGAACAAAATCATAAAATGTTACAGGATAGTAATAAAGAATTATCAGAAAACAATGAAAAGTTAAACCTGGCCTTAGATGAAAGAAATATAATTGTTGATTCAATACAAACTCAACTCCAACATGAAATTGAACTAAGAGTGCAATATGAAACTAAAATTATAGAACTGCAATCCACCAATAATGAGTTTGAAGGAAAAAATACTGCGTTAAGTTCCAAAATCGTACAGTTAACAAATGAAATATCACAAAAGAATGAAGAGTTACTTGTCATAAAGAAATACCTAGAAGAAAAAGTCAATACTATTGAGTTATTGACCACTGAGGTAGAACGAATTACAAAAGATTATGCAGTTTCAACCAATACATTAAGCGTGGTACAAaatgataatattaaattattaagtgACAATGACGCTCACAACCGGGTCATAGAAGAATTAAGGAACAATATTTTGAACCTCGAAAGAAAGATATCGGCAGAAAAAGAGACTCTTTGCAATCAAATAACAGAAACAAATAATATCAGCactaatttaaatattgaaatcgaaaataaaataagactcGAAAATGAAATTGCTGAGTTCAAAGCTAAAAACATGGAGTTCTTGGACACTAATAACAAACTGACGCGTGAAATTTTGGAAATGAACCATATAGTGAATGAAAAAGATAATAAGATTAAAGAACTGGAAAACGAAATTGAAGAGGAGAAGACAAGAaccgaaaaaataatttacgacTGTGATATAAAGGACGCCGAATTGAACAAAATATCTGAGCAAGTTGTGCTGAAGAACAATGAATTAAAAAACCTTAACGTGCACATTCAACACGCGATAGGTATTCAAGAAGAACAAGTGCTTGAAAAAGACGATATTATTAAAGCTGTACAGAATAAGCTTAAGTCAGAATTATCGGAAAAAGAAAATTTACAGTCAGCATTAgaatcattaaataaaataaatgcgaaTTTGATGGCCGATATTAAGGAAAAATGTGAAGAATTATGTGAAGTGCAAGTGAAATATGATGATCTTTGTGAAAAGTCTCGAAAAAATGAATGTA GTTACCAATCTGAGAAACAATCCTATGACTGCATCTTAGCTGCAAAAGAGAATGAATTATTATATCTGAAAAACAGTCTAGCTACCGAAATCGACCAGAAAACTTATTACGACGAACAAACTGTAAcactaaacaaaacaataaaagagCTACAAGAAATGCAATCTAAAGAACAACAAATaattgatgataaaataaaactcgaaaacacaattaaaaatctTGAGATAGAAGTAGACGCAGAAAAGATTTCTAAGATGAAGCTTAAAGAAGACAACGAAAATATTGTttctaaattaaacaaaaagatAACTAATATTAGCAATGAATTATTGCAATTACAAAACAAcgttattgaaaataataaaaagacagAGCTTTTACTATGTGATTACAATAAAGAAAAGGAGTCCAAAGACGCCCTTCTTAAAAAATGTGATGAAGAAATTATAAAACTTAACGAAACCAAAGTGATCCTTGAGAAGGAATCACAGCAAAAAATGCAAGAGTTTAGAAAGTTACAAGAAAGTGTAGAAGAAAAAAACATATCTATTGAACAGTTACATAAAGAAATAGATGATTTGAGAAATTATTGCACAGAGTTGCAAAAAGATAAAAGGATATTGGAGGAAGCTAAAATGGCTCTGATAACAGTAGTAGACGAACGGGATAAGAAGATTCTTGAATTCGAAAACGCTGAAACAGTTTTAGCGACGATAGTGAATAACTTAGAATCTCAATTAAAAGGAGTTACTAATAAGTTGCAGAACCGAAAAGATACATCAGAAACAACAGAAAACAAACTACAAAGTGAGATATCTACTAATACgaatttgaaaaataatctaGATAGTTTACAGGAAGATTTAAGTGGAAAATTAAAGGAAATAATTCAACTTCAAGAAGAAAATGAACAATTGCATAAAATAACGTCAGAAACTAAGACAA ctGTCGAGGGATTACAAGCTGAATTAAAGGAAAAGTCTATGAAGATTAATCAATTAATAGAAAGCTCTGAGGCAGAGACATCTAAGTTGAACAGTTTGGTCCAAAGTTTGAGAcaagaaattaagaaaaaagaTTTGGAAATACAGCAACTTGAGACTATCAGGGAAAAGTTGCACGAAGATCTAACCAAGCAAAAAGACAGCCTTATAACTGCccaaaaagaaatagaaattcTAGAAAACAAATATAATGAAGAATACAAACTAAAGGAAAAGTTCCGGAAAGAGTGTGAAAATCAGCGTGTTATGTTAAATGGAATTACAGAAAAGCTCAATCAGAATGTAATCGTCCAAAATAATGAAGCAATGGAGATGACTAAAGAAATTCAGTCACTGAGGAAAGCTGTAGAGCAGAAATGTGAAG AATTAAGAATAGCTGAAGAAAATATCTGCATACAGACTAAGGCTATAGCTGATTTAACAACCACCAAAGAAACTGAAATTgaaaatttgaacaaaaaagtTGGCTCACTGCAATCACTCAATACCGACTTAGACCAAGAATTGAAAAATGAAGCTGACAGAAAAATGCAAATAATAGAAGCATTGCAGAAAGACAACGAGCAACTGCAGTACATCATCGAGGAAGAGAACAGTACTCATGAAATAATGCTGAAAGAGAAGGACAAATTTATTGAAGAGCTTGATGAGAAGCTGAAATATGTCAACATTCAGTTAGAAGACATTAGGAGAGATTATGAAGACAAAACACTTATGTGGGAAAAACTAAAGATTGACGCAGAAGAAAAAATACAGGTATACGAAGCCAAGATTGAAAAACTGGAAGAAGAAAAGACCAGATTAATGAAGGAGATTGAAGCATTAAAGGAGACGT tggcTGAGTCTAAGCAAGAAAAGTGTGTTGAAAGTAAGCACACAACCTGGGAGAAGGACACGCATGGCCTGCAGAACCAGGTAGATACAACAACATCTGATCTAACACACTCATCCATGGAAAGTCTAAAAACTATATCAGaccttgaaaaaataatacaggACAAGAATCGAAAGATAACTGCCATGCAAACTGAAATAACGTATATCAAATCCGCGATAGCAGAGTCCGGGTTAAAACTCATCGATACTACCAAGGAGCTAGAGGTTAGTAGGGACACTTGCGAAGAATTGTCCATTCAACTGAAGAAAATAGTTCAACAGAAAAACGAAGAAATCGCCGACCTGAAGCGGCAAGTAACAAAAATGAGCGTCACAGAAAATCGTGCTAGCCAAATCATCAAAGTGTCGGCCAAGTATCAAGCCATGATACTGAAAAGAATTGCTGAAATTAAATCCACTGCAGTTTTAAAAGAATTGACCAATTTCGGCAACACTAATACGAATGGTGAGAGCGATCTGCGAAGGAGCTTGACCGCCGGCTCTATCACTATGGAAGATTTAGAAAGTTTCCTGGaaaccacagacagacatttaaAACGGTGTTCCGAGAAACAGATCGCACTACAGAAGGACCGCGATCGCCTGTCCGAAGTAAACAGAATAAACGAGTCAGAGATAATTAATATGAAAAAGTTCCTAACAGAGATGTCATTGAGCTTCAGAACTTTCACTACAGTCAAAGACGTGTACAGCCAGAAGCTGTCTAAGATCGTGTCAATACAGAGGATGGTTCGTCGTGATGTCCTGAGTTTAGATGGGCACATAACTGAAGCTACGATGTGCAAGTTAGAGCGAGGTTACGCCGCAGTGATGCAGGATCTTTCTGAGTGTGCGATGAATATCGAGCGTTGGGTTGACCGCAGCGTTAGTAGAATGTTGTCACAAGAGAAAATCAAGCAGGCATTCACCAGTGACATTGAACAAACGTCGCTCTCGACTGCCAATTACCAGAACGCATCCATAGAGGTGCAGCTGAGCGAGTTAGAGAATTCCTTCCAAAAGCTTCTCGGTGAAATCGGGCGCGCGCAGAAGGGTGAGGGCGCTCGTAGTTCCCAAGAGGTGACGATAATGGAAGTGAGGGCGGAGTACGAGGACAAACTCAACAGAATGAAGGCGAAAATG aaagaacTGTTTCATGAAGAGATGGGTAGACTGAAGCTGAAACAGTCTGAAGAGATTGCTGCGTTGGAGCGGGAATTGGTGAAGTCTAGGGAGAAACTGGCAGAGTCGAGTCGGGCTTATGAGGAACATATTCGTGCGTTGACTACCGAGTTGTGGAGTGTTGGAGAGAAGTTCCTTGTGAAGAAAGAGGAGGCCGATTGGCTGAGGAAGAAACAGTCGGGCTCGCTCATGTCTTTGCAACACGTGCATTCG TCTGGTCTACATGCGCCAAGAGACTCTGAAGTAATAGGGCGGCCCTCTGACACCATTTCTTTGCGTTCGCTTCCAAtgcacaacaaacaaaaaacag AGAGCCGCGGCCTCCACATGTCAGACGAGGAAGGTGAGGTGTTCGACAACCGCTTCCTCAAAGAGTTGTCGGCGACGCCGCGCGCGTCCCTCGCGCCCGGGCAACGCATCTCGGAGCTCAAGCGGCGAAACTCGCTGGTGCCGCCGCACCTTAAGAGCTCGTACCCGGCTGAGATGCAGTTTGCTCCTATAGTGGACGAAGAGGAAATTAAG TGTGCAAGCAATTCGACTTTCTCGATGGGTCGTCAGCAAAGGAAGGAGGTTGGCATCACCGCGTACAAGAAGCCGGGTCCTCCCACCCCGAGCAAGCAGGCTGGAAGACTCTCAGCtact GACGGCGAGCTACGCGAGTCCCTGCGGGTGGAGGCTGACCCGCACGCAGGCCGTAAGACTAGTACACCCTCCCGAATCCGCTCGCTCTTCCGCTCACACAAAAACGACGTTGACGAG GGAACACCTCGTAGCAGAAGATTTAGCAGTATTTTCAGAAAGAAATAG